A genomic region of Methanosarcina thermophila TM-1 contains the following coding sequences:
- a CDS encoding CBS domain-containing protein, whose protein sequence is MKVKDVMNPNVIFCKPDNTVREAAKILKENNISGAPILEGEKLVGIISEADLLRLLIVPKKGDLWLPSPFEVIEIPIRELISWEETKRMLSDVGSTKLEEIMTKDVHTISSKASIEEASEHMIRHRINRLPVTEDNRVVGIVTRGDIIKGLAKL, encoded by the coding sequence ATGAAAGTAAAAGATGTCATGAACCCGAACGTTATTTTCTGCAAGCCTGACAATACAGTCCGGGAAGCGGCAAAAATCTTGAAGGAAAACAATATCAGTGGGGCTCCTATTCTTGAAGGGGAAAAGCTTGTGGGAATAATAAGCGAAGCGGATCTGCTGAGACTGCTCATTGTCCCCAAAAAAGGGGATCTCTGGCTTCCGAGCCCCTTTGAGGTTATAGAGATCCCTATCAGAGAACTCATTAGCTGGGAGGAAACAAAAAGAATGCTTTCTGATGTGGGTTCCACAAAGCTAGAAGAGATCATGACAAAGGATGTACACACAATCTCTTCTAAGGCGTCCATAGAAGAAGCTTCTGAGCATATGATAAGGCACAGGATCAACAGGCTTCCTGTAACTGAGGACAACCGTGTAGTTGGGATTGTTACACGCGGCGATATAATAAAAGGTCTTGCAAAGCTCTGA